The following nucleotide sequence is from Candidatus Cloacimonadota bacterium.
ACTTCCTTTGGCGTGCCGATTGCAACTATTTTGCCACCTTCATCTCCACCCTCTGGTCCCAAATCAATAATATAATCAGCACATTTTATCACATCAAGATTATGTTCAATTACAACTACAGTGTTACCTTTATCAACAAGTCTGTTTAGCACAGCTATCAATTTTTTTATATCGTGGAAATGCAAGCCTGTTGTGGGCTCATCTAAAATATACAGAGTTCTTCCTGTACTGGTTTTGCTTAATTCCCGACCAAGTTTTACCCGCTGTGCCTCACCGCCGGAGAGAGTAGGAGATGGCTGACCCAGCTTAATATAACCGAGCCCAACATCAAATAAAATCTGGAGTTTTCTTCTCAATGATGGGATGTTTTCAAAAAACTTCAACGCCTCTTGAACATCCATATTCAGCACATCATCAATGTTTTTCCCTTTATATTTGATTTGCAAAGTCTCATTATTGAACCGTTTTCCTCTACAGATTTCGCAGGTTACAAACACATCTGGCAGAAAGTGCATTTCTATATGTTTTACTCCACTCCCCTGGCAAGCCTCACATCTTCCCCCGGGCACATTAAAGCTGAAGCGACCTTGCTTATATCCTCTCACCTTAGCAGCTGGAGTTGTAGCAAAGATATGTCTGATGTCATCCAGAACTTTTGTATAAGTAGCAGGATTTGAACGAGGTGTTCGTCCAATTGGGTCTTGCGTGATATTGATGACCTTATCAATTTTGTGGAAGTATAACATATCGTTGTATTTCCCTTCTTTATGTGAACTTTTATATAGCCGATTTGCAAGTGCCGGATACAAGGTTTGATTGATTAAAGAACTCTTTCCAGAACCAGAGACTCCAGTGATACAGGTAAAAAGTCCGAGTGGAATTTCTACATCTATATGTTTCAGATTATTTTGAGTTACTTTAGTAATCTTAAGAAAGTCTCCGTTGTTTTCCCGATATTTTTTTGGAGATGGTATAGAAAGCTGACTGCTCAGGTATTTACCAGTAAGAGAATTCTCATTCTTGATGATATCTTCCAAAGAGCCGGAGGCAACTATTTCGCCACCGTAAATTCCTCCAAGTGGACCAAAATCCAGAATATAGTCAGCACTTCGTATCATCTTAGCATCATGCTCAACTACTATGACTGTGTTGCCGAGATTTTTTAAACCGATTAACATGTCTATCAAGCGATGGTTATCTCTTTGATGGAGTCCGATAGTTGGCTCATCCAGAATATACATCACACCAACAAGACCACTGCCAATTTGACTCGCCAGTCTTATTCGTTCAGATTCTCCACCAGAAAGGGATGGCGCATTTCTATCTAAAGTAAGATAATGCAGTCCTACATTTATCATAAATTTCAGCCGTGCTCTTATCTCTTTTACCAATTCAGCTGCAATAATTTTCTTATTGCCAGTAAAGTGTAAGTTTTCCATAAATTTTAGAAGATCACTGATTGACATTCGGGAGAGTTCTACAATAGATTTGCCGTTTATTTTCACATATCTGCTTTCTATACGAAGTTTTGTACCGTTACAATCAGGGCAGGGCTTTTCACTAAAAAAACTGGTATAGTATCTTCGCATTGCATCTGATTTGGTTTCTCTAAAGCGTCTCTTTATGGTTGGTAATAAGCCTTCATATGGAGTAAGAAAGTGTCCGGAACTTGTTATGCTGTCCCAATCAATTCTGAACTTTCTTCCTCTTGAACCATAAAGGATTACATCTTTTGCGGTCTTGCTTAAATTTTTCCATGGAGTAGAGAGTGAGAATTCAAATTCGTCAGCAAGTTGGAGAAGAATGCTGTATCGCCATGACCTTCTCTTCATACCCATTTCGCCCCAGTATTTAACAGCTCCATCCATAATGGATTTTGATTTATCAGGTATAAGTTTATCAATATCCAATTCCATTCGTGAACCAAGCCCGTTGCAGATTTTACACATACCAAGTGGACTGTTGAAAGAAAACATTTGCGGTGTTAATTCTGGATAACTGATATTACATTTTGGGCAGGCATTTTTCTTGCTGAGAAGTCGCGTTTTTTTCTCCTTTGGGTAGTCAATCATCACGATTCCATTTGCAAGTTCTAATGCAATTTCCATAGAATCAGCAAGTCTGCTTTGAATTCCTTTTTTGATTACTAATCTATCAACTACCACTTCAATATTGTGTTTACTCTTTTTATCAAGTATGATTTTATCATTTATATCACGAATGATTCCATTAACTCTAACACGAACAAAACCATCTCTTTTTATCCGTTCAAATACATCTTTGTGTTCACCTTTTCTTTCTCTAACGAGTGGAGCTAATATTTGAATACGAGTTCCTTCTGGTAAATTCAATATATAATTAATCATCTGGTCTGTGGTTTGAGAACTTACGGATGAGCCGCATTTATAGCAGTATTGAGTTCCGACTCTGGCATATAATACACGGAGATAATCGTATATTTCAGTAACCGTGCCGACAGTAGAACGTGGATTATGACTTGCTGCTTTTTGTTCAATGGATACCGCAGGTGAAAGCCCTTCAATGTAGTCAACTTTAGGCTTTTCCATCTGACCCAGAAATTGACGAGCATAAGAAGATAGTGATTCAATATATCTTCGCTGACCTTCTGCATAAAGTGTATCAAAAGCCAAAGATGATTTGCCCGAGCCACTAACTCCTGTGAACACGATAAATTTATTGCGTGGAAGTGTTACATCAATATTTTTCAGGTTATGCTCGCAAGCACCTTTGATGATGATATTTTTTTTCATTTTTTAGATTACTCTAAATATAGAAACTCAAATTGCTAAGTTTTTTGAAATAGTTTATTAAAAAATTTTAACAAAAAATTGTCAAGCCAAAAAAGGTTATTTTGATACTGTTATTTGATTTAATATTAATAGTAAAAGAAAAATAAAGAAATCGATTTTATTAATAGTAAAGGTAAAAATGTTTGATAATAAGAAGAAAGTTAAATCACAGAAATTCCTTTTTACATTTTGGAAATTATTGATGTAATCTGTATAAAATACTCAGTCTTGTCAAGAACTTTGCTTAGTAATTTACTCAAGTTTCGCGCCTGGTTGAATATAGACAAATAACGGACTTACATTTTCAAAAATTAAGAATAAAATTAATCTATTCATTTAAATTATATACAATTACAAGACAGATTACATTTTTGGTTATTGTTTGACATTATTAAAAATTTCATTTCATGCCAGAGGCAGATCCTTCGGAAAAAACTGCATAGCGGTTGGGATATTTATAGGCAGGTGCGTAAGCACCTATTTTAATATACCCCATCCGAGAATAAAAGCTCTGTAAGAGCGACATATTTACCTCGTAGGATAAAAAATATTCACAGGGGTAAATATATCGCACCGATGGTGCTTATTTGATTAGTTCGGTTTTTTTTACTACAAATATTCCGTTCCTACGGAACTAAAATGAAACATTCATGTCAATCCCGACTTGTCGGAATGAAATTTTTTTGTCTCTATTTCCTTCTTAGTTCTTTCATCTGTATAACACTGGTTTTATTAATTTTTTATAGCACTTCCAGCACACATTAATCTCATCTTGCATTTTGCACAAGTTTTCTTTCTGCTGATTGTCCCGCTGTAAAAGGAAACTAAAAGCAGAAGCAACAATACTGCTATTTTAGATACCGTAAATTTCTGAATAAGTGAAATAACAATTAAAATAAGAGGAAGAAGTGTTAAAATTCCATAAGTAAGTGGAGCAAGTTTTTGACCAATGCCCGTATTGAATTTTTCAATATTACCTCTTTTGAAAAATAGAGCAGAGAGTTTACCCCAACCCATACAACACCATTTATTGTAATAATAACAATTTGTGCAAAGTAATTTTCGCAATACAATCCCAATCATTATAATAGCAAAAGCAAGGTAAAGCCAGGCAGCCAGCGGAAACAAAAACCAACATCCAATAGTTCCTAAGACAATCCATAAAACCATAAAAAAATTACTTATGACTGCGTTTATCTTAAGATATTCTTCTAATCCTTGTTCATAGATTTCTATCTCGTTTTCCACAGTGATTTTTCCTTTCATAGGTTAATTGTTTCATATTTGTAGAACGATCTTAATCTCGTTAGTTTAAATATTCTTTAAATCTGTGTTAAGAAAACGAGTTCACCCTTCGTAATAACTATGGAGAACGGGCTAAGAACCTGGTTCTACATTTACGGACAGTCTCTAATTGCACAGATATTATTGATAAAATACTAATTCCTTTTTACTATTATGGTAGCTTTAGAAAATCTTCTTGAGAATAATATTGTAAAAGTTGTTTCCATTGTCCTTTTGTTAATCCTTGAGGATACTTACAGTAAAGTTTAAGTTTTTCTAAATCATTCTTATCAAAGACTGACGAAAAATTCACTTCTGGTTCATTGTAGAGAAAAGCGAAAACCGTAATAGGGACTAATGCTGCCCAGCACAGTTTTTGAATTTTCTCATTTTCTCTATAATTTGCAGAAGCCATTCCAATATCTATAAGAATCAAAGGAGCCATAGCTATAATTTTTTTAGGTCTTAGACTATATCCACAAATATGAACTCTTTGAATATTTGTAAATGGTACTATGTAGAGTTTGTCCTGATATTTGCAGAAAAGCGATGAATCGCTTACTGCAAGCAATTCACACTCATAAATATAGCGATTTATAAGCTTGAGATTCGCAGTTTCACCATTAGGTTTAAGCACATTAACTGAACTCACACACGAGCAAAACAGGATTAGAATAGCGATTAAACATAAGACATTTCTACTCAATTATTACCTTCTCTACAAGGAAGTTTAGATTCATAGAACTTCTTATTGTACTGAGGCTTTTTCGCAATCCAGAGTTGGGCTGTCTTTATAATTGTCTCATCATTAAACTCTAATTTTAGTTCTTTTCTTTCTAATTTGGTTTTTGTTAACCACTTTTTCCGAAGCCATTCAATATAGAAACCTCGTGATTTAACAAAGTAGGCACGTCTCATCCCTTCTGGTACATTTCCTACTTTGAATTTTAGAAGATAACTCTCACCCGGATAAGTGACAAAATAATCTTTATCTTTTTTCTTGAAAAGAGCAATAAGACTATCTCTTCTATTTCCTTTGTAATCAGTTAATTCGCTACACGCAATCGTATTTATGCTATAATTTTCATTTCTATCAAAACTCACTCCTATCCAATCTATGAACCAGTTATCCGGCAAAAATGAAAATCGTAACTGTGCGATGTCCTCATCAGGAACAGACAGTTCTACAGCTTCCTGATGCCAGGCTATAGGTCCGGTATCACTAATTCTTATCACTTCTTTGTATTTTTCCCCATCAAACATCTGAATATGGAGGCCAAAGTGCTTTTGATACCATTTATCCAATTTCAACGCATAAAATATATTTGAAGTTTTTGAGCCAAGCCAGTCAACTGCCTCAAAACCTTGCGAACCAAGCATTACATCGTAGAGGAGGATGGTGTTTAAAAGTGTGTTTCGCAGACGAAATGCGATATACATTTTCTTTGCATCCTGAGGAACTCTAACTTTTACATCAATCCAATCTCGTGTAATGGTATGAGTAAGTTCCTGTACTACAAGAGAGTCGCTTTGATACCAATAATTATCTCTATCTGAAATGAGTCCGGTTACATTACTGCCCGATTTACTAATCGCTTCAAGTATTTGGGCTTCTTTACCAAATAGGATAATATCTCTTTTTTTGGTTGGGAAGACTTCATACCCTGATGGATGGTCAACAGTTAGCAAGAACAGGTTGTTAATATAATGTGTTTCAAGGGCTTCATTAGCAACTTTTATGGTATATTTGCCATTTACAGTCTTTCCAAA
It contains:
- the uvrA gene encoding excinuclease ABC subunit UvrA — encoded protein: MKKNIIIKGACEHNLKNIDVTLPRNKFIVFTGVSGSGKSSLAFDTLYAEGQRRYIESLSSYARQFLGQMEKPKVDYIEGLSPAVSIEQKAASHNPRSTVGTVTEIYDYLRVLYARVGTQYCYKCGSSVSSQTTDQMINYILNLPEGTRIQILAPLVRERKGEHKDVFERIKRDGFVRVRVNGIIRDINDKIILDKKSKHNIEVVVDRLVIKKGIQSRLADSMEIALELANGIVMIDYPKEKKTRLLSKKNACPKCNISYPELTPQMFSFNSPLGMCKICNGLGSRMELDIDKLIPDKSKSIMDGAVKYWGEMGMKRRSWRYSILLQLADEFEFSLSTPWKNLSKTAKDVILYGSRGRKFRIDWDSITSSGHFLTPYEGLLPTIKRRFRETKSDAMRRYYTSFFSEKPCPDCNGTKLRIESRYVKINGKSIVELSRMSISDLLKFMENLHFTGNKKIIAAELVKEIRARLKFMINVGLHYLTLDRNAPSLSGGESERIRLASQIGSGLVGVMYILDEPTIGLHQRDNHRLIDMLIGLKNLGNTVIVVEHDAKMIRSADYILDFGPLGGIYGGEIVASGSLEDIIKNENSLTGKYLSSQLSIPSPKKYRENNGDFLKITKVTQNNLKHIDVEIPLGLFTCITGVSGSGKSSLINQTLYPALANRLYKSSHKEGKYNDMLYFHKIDKVINITQDPIGRTPRSNPATYTKVLDDIRHIFATTPAAKVRGYKQGRFSFNVPGGRCEACQGSGVKHIEMHFLPDVFVTCEICRGKRFNNETLQIKYKGKNIDDVLNMDVQEALKFFENIPSLRRKLQILFDVGLGYIKLGQPSPTLSGGEAQRVKLGRELSKTSTGRTLYILDEPTTGLHFHDIKKLIAVLNRLVDKGNTVVVIEHNLDVIKCADYIIDLGPEGGDEGGKIVAIGTPKEV